From the Thermococcus guaymasensis DSM 11113 genome, one window contains:
- a CDS encoding glycosyltransferase family 4 protein — MESLKIAIASDWYYPKLGGVAVHMHDLALHLRKLGHEVAIITNNRKTGKEAELKEAGINLIKVPGCILGSVNMSAFSRNAASMIPYIRDCDIVHGHHAFTPLALKAVSAGRKVGKATLLTTHSINYENSPAIKALGRMAFPYYRYYLHNPHRIIAVSRASKEFIKRFTSVPVDIIPNGVNVDFFDIPFSKEEAKEKLGLNKNVVLYVGRIEPRKGVSTLINAMRYVDGELLVVGQGSMLPLLRNRAKLLGISEKVKFLGKVEYSRLPLFYRASDVFVLPSLSEAFGIVLLEAMASGTPVIGTQVGGIPEIIDGCGLLVPPGDAKKLAEAINLVLNNQNVEKRLARLGKRRVETVYDWSVVVRKIVALYREVLDEVAENG, encoded by the coding sequence ATGGAGAGCCTTAAAATCGCGATAGCGAGCGACTGGTACTACCCAAAGCTCGGTGGTGTGGCCGTTCATATGCACGATCTTGCACTTCACCTACGAAAACTTGGGCACGAGGTTGCTATAATCACGAATAATCGCAAAACCGGAAAGGAAGCTGAGCTAAAGGAGGCTGGGATAAATCTAATCAAGGTTCCCGGGTGCATCCTGGGAAGCGTTAATATGAGTGCGTTCTCTCGCAACGCTGCGAGCATGATTCCGTACATAAGGGACTGCGATATCGTTCACGGCCACCACGCGTTTACTCCCTTGGCCCTTAAAGCAGTCTCCGCGGGAAGGAAGGTGGGAAAGGCAACCCTTCTAACGACTCACAGCATAAACTACGAGAATTCGCCCGCAATAAAGGCCCTTGGTAGGATGGCCTTTCCATACTACCGATATTATCTTCACAATCCCCACAGGATAATCGCCGTCAGCAGGGCCTCAAAGGAGTTCATAAAGCGTTTTACTAGTGTCCCAGTGGATATCATTCCAAACGGTGTCAACGTTGATTTCTTTGATATCCCCTTTTCAAAGGAGGAAGCCAAGGAAAAGCTGGGCCTCAACAAGAATGTAGTTCTCTACGTTGGTAGGATAGAGCCGAGAAAAGGAGTTAGCACGCTAATCAATGCCATGAGGTATGTGGATGGAGAGCTTTTAGTGGTTGGTCAGGGCAGTATGCTCCCTCTTTTGAGAAATAGGGCCAAACTTCTCGGCATTTCAGAGAAGGTCAAGTTCCTTGGTAAGGTGGAGTACTCAAGGCTTCCCCTTTTCTATCGTGCCAGCGACGTCTTCGTTCTTCCGAGCCTAAGCGAGGCCTTTGGCATAGTCCTGCTTGAGGCAATGGCCAGCGGGACTCCAGTTATCGGAACGCAAGTGGGGGGGATTCCTGAAATAATAGACGGTTGCGGCCTGCTCGTTCCGCCGGGAGACGCAAAGAAGCTGGCCGAGGCGATAAACCTCGTCCTAAACAACCAGAACGTTGAGAAGCGCCTAGCCCGTCTTGGGAAGCGGAGGGTGGAAACTGTCTACGACTGGAGCGTCGTGGTAAGGAAGATAGTGGCCCTCTATCGGGAGGTTCTCGACGAGGTGGCTGAGAATGGCTAA
- a CDS encoding polysaccharide deacetylase family protein, with amino-acid sequence MAKIVILTFDVEHDCPPFAETKEGMKKGLPRIMKLLEEFGIRGTFLFTGRIAEEFPELAERAGKKHELGCHGLEHERFDRLSYEEARQRLMEAKAILSRFGDVISFRAPNFQFPDEYYRILAELGFRVDSSKAKHKGWKSGITEISGILEVPATTTSIITRLPWGLQERFHRGFESPIIYIFHPWEFVRMPRTLRPDCWFGTGEGALEKLRKLIEFHLNSGARFLTLREFYEEYQKLKRE; translated from the coding sequence ATGGCTAAAATAGTGATACTCACCTTCGACGTTGAGCATGACTGTCCGCCCTTTGCAGAAACCAAGGAAGGAATGAAGAAAGGTCTGCCACGGATCATGAAGCTCCTTGAGGAGTTTGGAATCAGAGGGACGTTCCTTTTCACCGGCAGAATCGCGGAGGAGTTCCCGGAGCTGGCTGAGCGCGCTGGGAAGAAGCATGAGCTCGGCTGTCACGGCCTTGAGCACGAGCGCTTCGACAGGCTGTCTTACGAGGAGGCGAGACAAAGGCTGATGGAAGCGAAGGCAATACTTTCCCGATTCGGGGACGTCATCTCATTCCGCGCCCCCAACTTCCAGTTCCCCGACGAATACTACAGGATTCTTGCCGAACTTGGATTTAGGGTTGATTCGAGCAAGGCAAAACATAAGGGGTGGAAATCCGGCATCACTGAGATAAGCGGTATCCTCGAAGTCCCTGCTACAACGACATCCATTATAACGAGGCTTCCCTGGGGGCTCCAGGAAAGGTTCCACCGCGGTTTCGAAAGCCCCATCATCTACATATTTCACCCCTGGGAGTTCGTTAGGATGCCTAGAACCCTTAGACCCGATTGCTGGTTTGGAACTGGAGAAGGGGCACTTGAGAAGCTGCGGAAGCTCATTGAATTCCACCTCAATAGCGGAGCGAGGTTCCTGACGCTCCGGGAGTTCTACGAGGAATACCAAAAGCTTAAACGTGAATAG